A single Vanacampus margaritifer isolate UIUO_Vmar chromosome 14, RoL_Vmar_1.0, whole genome shotgun sequence DNA region contains:
- the aebp1a gene encoding LOW QUALITY PROTEIN: adipocyte enhancer-binding protein 1 (The sequence of the model RefSeq protein was modified relative to this genomic sequence to represent the inferred CDS: deleted 2 bases in 1 codon), with product MSQVSPQAPPLAGTEKGLKKKKKRRRSEEEATSRLENNHRRSRPLREPHVVRLLGEHIWPRVAPRSASFVAFLPAAMRSFLAPACLLLTLTAVLLCGGQPDGGGGAQVREARGLEERRGPGQPRGHPPDDPGDRASDEPASEAEKPKGKKKKTPQEVEAAKARKAAEKEAKAKKQKTPKPTKKPKQPKATKKPKQPKATKKPKVAKKPKATSTATATTTATPDTKPLTQPATDATTRHPLSVQPKWEEPEEPDLVRRIPGRGRNELTTPEVIMYIPEETTDVPFVIPWYEEYDYDDLAKKKQEEEEEKARKEKAEKAEKAERQRKKWEEEEEERLKNILQPPEPKKCPPLGLESHRVEDDQLLASSQSLHGFAAQRGRLNMQGSSNNEDLYGGAWCAEPEETNSWFEVDARREVEFSGVITQGRNSEQIEDFVLSYFVAFSNDSRDWTILHDGYAEWLFYGNVDKDTPVLNQFSWPVVARYIRILPQSWNGSLCLRAEILACQLPSSHHSENEVKSSDQLDFRHHNYKDMRQMMKVINEECPNITRIYNIGKSSQGLKMYAMEISDNPGEHEMGEPEFRYTAGLHGNEVLGRELLLLLMQFLCKEYKDENPRVRRLVDGVRIHLVPSLNPDAYELAFEAGSEMGNWVLGHWTEEGYDIFQNFPDLNSILWGAEDRGWVPRFVPNHHIPMPENFLNGSMAVETKAIILWMERTPFVLGANLQGGEKLVSYPFDMQRPQISLSDSRHWKANDEMSEDTWARIQRQNEGALRETPDEVMFRWLAMSYAHSHLSMTEVQRGSCHGDDVTRGQGITNGANWKPMVGSMNDFSYLHTNCLEISIFLGCDKFPHESELPLEWENNREALLSFIEQVHRGIKGVVKDMEGNALANATISVEGIHHDTITAPSGDYWRLLNPGEYRVTAKADGYTPQTRLCIVGYDSGATPCSFALAKSNWDRIKQILALNGNRPIRVVAKAKPTPTGAAPTSSLSPEEQHAAAQRAERLRRLRILRLRRLRLQKQRAGHRATPPTTTATTTTTTATTTTTTRKPQTTTSWYDSWFPDNNLSTENPFDSIIFDSVPTEDYDFHFTID from the exons ATGTCTCAAGTGTCTCCACAAGCTCCTCCTCTGGCCGGGACAGAGAAA ggactgaagaagaagaagaagaggaggaggagtgagGAGGAGGCAACTTCCAGACTTGAAAACAATCATCGTCGGTCTCGTCCCCTGCGAGAGCCTCACGTCGTCCGCCTTCTCGGGGAGCACATCTGGCCCAGGGTCGCTCCTCGCTCGGCTTCTTTCGTCGCTTTTCTTCCTGCAGCCATGAGGAGCTTTTTGGCGCCCGCCTGCCTGCTCTTGACGCTGACGGCCGTCCTGCTGTGCGGCGGCCAGCCGGACGGGGGAGGGGGCGCTCAGGTGAGGGAGGCCCGGGGGCTGGAGGAGAGACGGGGGCCGGGCCAGCCCCGGGGCCACCCACCAGACGACCCCGGGGACCGAGCGTCGGACGAGCCGGCGTCGGAGGCGGAGAAGCCAAAaggcaagaagaagaaaacgccGCAGGAGGTGGAGGCAG CCAAAGCCAGGAAGGCGGCGGAGAAGGAGGCCAAGGCCAAGAAGCAGAAGACGCCCAAGCCCACCAAGAAGCCCAAACAGCCCAAAGCCACCAAGAAGCCCAAACAGCCCAAAGCCACCAAGAAGCCCAAAGTGGCCAAAAAACCCAAAGCCACCTCGACCGCGACAGCCACCACAACGGCGACGCCAGACACCAAACCACTGACTCAACCCGCCACAGACGCAA CAACCAGACACCCCCTCAGCGTGCAGCCCAAATGGGAGGAGCCAGAAGAACCAGACCTGGTCAGGAGGATACCAG GCAGAGGCCGAAATGAACTGACCACTCCGGAGGTGATCATGTACATCCCAG AGGAGACCACAGACGTCCCTTTTGTCATCCCCTGGTATGAGGAGTACGACTACGACGACC ttGCCAAGAAGAagcaagaggaagaagaggagaaagcACGCAAAGAAAAGGCGGAAAAGGCGGAAAAAG CCGAGCGTCAGAGGAAGAAgtgggaggaggaagaagaggagagacTCAAAAACATCTTACAGCCACCAGAACCCAAAA AATGTCCTCCTCTGGGTTTGGAGTCTCACCGCGTGGAAGACGACCAGCTGCTGGCCTCCTCGCAGTCCTTACACGGATTCGCCGCTCAGAGGGGAAGACTCAACATGCAG GGTTCCAGCAACAATGAAGATCTCTACGGGGGTGCCTGGTGCGCGGAGCCCGAAGAGACCAACAGCTGGTTTGAGGTGGATGCTCGACGAGAGGTGGAGTTCTCGGGCGTCATCACACAGGGAAGAAATTCTGAGCAGAT TGAAGACTTCGTGTTGTCCTACTTTGTGGCCTTCAGCAACGACAGTCGCGATTGGACGATCCTCCACGACGGCTACGCCGAGTGG TTGTTCTACGGGAACGTGGATAAAGACACTCCGGTTCTGAACCAGTTTTCTTGGCCGGTGGTGGCACGTTACATCCGAATCTTGCCGCAAAGCTGGAACGGCAGCTTGTGTCTCCGGGCAGAGATTCTGGCGTGTCAACTTCCCA GTAGTCACCACAGCGAGAACGAAGTCAAGTCGTCCGACCAGCTCGACTTCCGACACCACAACTACAAGGACATGAGACAG ATGATGAAGGTGATCAATGAGGAGTGTCCCAACATCACCAGAATCTACAACATTGGTAAAAGCTCTCAGGGTCTGAAGATGTACGCCATGGAGATCTCCGACAATCCAGGGGAGCACGAGATGG GGGAACCAGAATTCCGATACACGGCGGGTCTCCACGGAAATGAGGTGCTGGGCCGGGAGCTGCTCCTCCTATTGATGCAGTTCCTCTGCAAGGAGTACAAGGATGAAAACCCTCGAGTGCGCCGCCTGGTGGACGGAGTGAGGATCCACCTGGTTCCGTCCCTCAACCCCGACGCGTACGAGCTGGCCTTTGAGGCG GGATCTGAGATGGGCAACTGGGTTCTGGGCCACTGGACGGAGGAGGGTTACGACATTTTCCAAAATTTCCCGGATCTCAACAGCATTCTGTGGGGGGCGGAGGACCGTGGGTGGGTCCCACGCTTCGTACCCAACCATCACATTCCCATGCCGGAGAACTTCCTCAACGGATCG ATGGCTGTGGAGACCAAAGCCATCATTTTGTGGATGGAGCGCACCCCCTTCGTGTTGGGAGCAAACCTGCAAGGCGGCGAGAAACTGGTCTCGTACCCTTTCGACATGCAGCGGCCGCAGATTTCG CTGAGCGACAGCCGCCACTGGAAGGCCAACGACGAGATGAGCGAGGACACCTGGGCCCGCATCCAGCGTCAGAACGAGGGCGCCCTGCGGGAGACGCCGGACGAGGTCATGTTCCGCTGGCTGGCCATGTCGTACGCCCACAGTCACCTGAGCATGACCGAGGTCCAGCGCGGATCCTGCCACGGCGACGACGTCACCAGGGGCCAGGGCATCACCAACGGCGCCAACTGGAAGCCCATGGTGGGAA GCATGAACGACTTCAGCTACCTGCACACCAACTGCCTGGAGATCTCCATCTTCCTGGGCTGCGACAAGTTTCCGCACGAGAGCGAACTTCCTCTGGAGTGGGAGAACAACCGCGAGGCTCTGCTGTCCTTCATCGAGCAG GTACATCGTGGGATCAAAGGTGTGGTCAAAGACATGGAGGGAAACGCACTGGCCAATGCCACCATATCCGTGGAGGGGATACATCACGACACCATCACcg CCCCGAGCGGCGACTACTGGCGCCTGCTGAATCCCGGCGAGTACCGCGTGACGGCCAAGGCCGACGGCTACACGCCGCAGACCCGCCTGTGCATCGTGGGCTACGACTCGGGCGCCACGCCCTGCAGCTTCGCCTTGGCCAAGTCCAACTGGGACCGCATCAAGCAGATCCTGGCGCTCAACGGCAACCGGCCCATCCGCGTGGTGGCCAAGGCCAAGCCCACGCCGACCGGCGCCGCCCCCACCAGCAGCCTCTCCCCGGAGGAGCAGCACGCCGCCGCCCAGCGGGCCGAGCGGCTGCGCCGGTTGAGGATCCTGCGGCTGCGCCGGCTACGGCTTCAAAAGCAGCGCGCTGGCCACAGGGCCACGCCCCCGACGACCACCGCCACCACGACTACGACCACCGCCACAACGACCACCACCACACGGAAACCCCAGACCACCACTTCCTGGTATGACTCCTGGTTCCCCGACAATAATTTATCCACCGAGAACCCTTTTGACAGCATCATCTTTGACTCGGTGCCGACTGAGGACTACGACTTTCACTTCACCATCGACTGA